A section of the Oenanthe melanoleuca isolate GR-GAL-2019-014 chromosome 6, OMel1.0, whole genome shotgun sequence genome encodes:
- the RPS24 gene encoding 40S ribosomal protein S24 isoform X2 — protein MNDTVTIRTRKFMTNRLLQRKQMVIDVLHPGKATVPKTEIREKLAKMYKTTPDVIFVFGFRTHFGGGKTTGFGMIYDSLDYAKKNEPKHRLARHGLYEKKKTSRKQRKERKNRMKKVRGTAKANVGAGKK, from the exons AATGACACAGTGACTATCAGAACCAGGAAGTTCATGACCAACAGACTTCTGCAGCGCAAGCAGATG GTGATTGATGTTCTTCATCCTGGGAAGGCCACAGTCCCCAAAACAGAAATCAGGGAAAAGCTGGCAAAAATGTACAAGACAACCCCTGATGTAATTTTCGTCTTTGGCTTCAGAACTCACTTTGGTGGTGGCAAGACAACCGGTTTTGGCATGATCTATGATTCCCTGGACTATGCAAAGAAAAACGAACCAAAGCACAGGCTTGCCAGG CACGGCttgtatgaaaagaaaaagacttcCAGGAAGCAGCGAAAAGAGCGTAAGAACAGAATGAAGAAAGTCAGGGGCACAGCCAAGGCAAATGTTGGTGCTGGCAAGAAG
- the RPS24 gene encoding 40S ribosomal protein S24 isoform X1 encodes MNDTVTIRTRKFMTNRLLQRKQMVIDVLHPGKATVPKTEIREKLAKMYKTTPDVIFVFGFRTHFGGGKTTGFGMIYDSLDYAKKNEPKHRLARHGLYEKKKTSRKQRKERKNRMKKVRGTAKANVGAGKKK; translated from the exons AATGACACAGTGACTATCAGAACCAGGAAGTTCATGACCAACAGACTTCTGCAGCGCAAGCAGATG GTGATTGATGTTCTTCATCCTGGGAAGGCCACAGTCCCCAAAACAGAAATCAGGGAAAAGCTGGCAAAAATGTACAAGACAACCCCTGATGTAATTTTCGTCTTTGGCTTCAGAACTCACTTTGGTGGTGGCAAGACAACCGGTTTTGGCATGATCTATGATTCCCTGGACTATGCAAAGAAAAACGAACCAAAGCACAGGCTTGCCAGG CACGGCttgtatgaaaagaaaaagacttcCAGGAAGCAGCGAAAAGAGCGTAAGAACAGAATGAAGAAAGTCAGGGGCACAGCCAAGGCAAATGTTGGTGCTGGCAAGAAG